Proteins found in one Zea mays cultivar B73 chromosome 1, Zm-B73-REFERENCE-NAM-5.0, whole genome shotgun sequence genomic segment:
- the LOC100285278 gene encoding Transcription factor RF2a codes for MNGVGDAHAAAAAAAMVQQTLGMSLPMAAFVPEQGSANRLTRPPGLPPLPQAFAAQQRGDVCMEAVDPAAGPRKAHRRSRSDVPFGYFPPAGHHQLPPPKVEAGWGGHLPAGGGGGGDDDLFNAYLNLEGLDGLNSSDDRLDDGDSRGSSMRTNGADSSENESEECAADSRAGIRLCAAAADRREGLKRAAAAPVARHARSLSMDSLIGKLNFSAGATGAASGVIPGPNRFSLEFGTGEFSPVEMKKIMADEKLAEMALADPKRVKRVLANRQSAARSKERKMRYIGELEHKVQILQTEATTLSAQLTLLQRDSAGIATQNNELKFRLQAMEQQAQLRDALNEALTAEVQRLKVATAELGDSCSSSNLAQQIQISVQDQMFQLHQQQATPIPFYQLQQAQQNGAGKKHEPTE; via the exons ATGAACGGCGTCGGCGACGCGCacgcggccgcggccgcggccgccATGGTGCAGCAAACGCTGGGGATGTCGCTGCCGATGGCGGCGTTCGTGCCCGAGCAGGGCAGCGCCAATAGGCTGACCAGGCCGCCGGGGCTGCCGCCGCTGCCGCAGGCGTTCGCGGCCCAGCAGCGCGGGGACGTGTGCATGGAGGCCGTCGACCCCGCGGCTGGCCCGCGCAAGGCGCACCGGCGCTCCCGCAGCGACGTCCCGTTCGGCTACTTCCCGCCGGCGGGCCACCACCAGCTCCCGCCGCCCAAGGTGGAGGCCGGCTGGGGCGGCCACCTccccgccggcggcggcggcggcggcgacgacgacctGTTCAACGCGTACCTCAACCTGGAGGGGCTGGACGGGCTCAACTCCTCCGACGACCGCCTCGACGACGGGGACAGCCGCGGCAGCAGCATGAGGACCAACGGCGCCGACAGCAGCGAGAACGAGTCGGAGGAGTGCGCCGCCGACAGCCGCGCCGGGATCCGCCTCTGCGCCGCCGCTGCCGACAGGCGGGAGGGGCTCAAGAGGGCCGCCGCTGCGCCCGTGGCGCGCCACGCCAGGAGCCTGTCCATGGATAGCCTCATCGGCAAGCTCAACTTCTCCGCCGGCGCGACGGGCGCCGCTAGCGGCGTCATTCCGGGACCCAACAGGTTCAGCCTCGAGTTCGGCACCGGCGAGTTTTCGCCGGTCGAGATGAAGAAGATCATGGCCGACGAGAAGCTGGCCGAGATGGCGCTCGCCGACCCCAAGCGCGTCAAGAG GGTGCTGGCCAACAGGCAGTCGGCGGCGCGGTCCAAGGAGCGCAAGATGCGATACATTGGCGAGCTGGAGCACAAGGTGCAGATCCTGCAGACGGAGGCCACCACTCTCTCCGCCCAGCTCACGCTTCTTCAG CGGGACTCCGCGGGGATCGCGACGCAGAACAACGAGCTCAAGTTCCGGCTGCAGGCCATGGAGCAGCAGGCGCAGCTGCGTGACG CATTGAATGAGGCACTGACAGCCGAGGTCCAACGCCTGAAGGTCGCGACCGCAGAGCTCGGGGATTCTTGCTCGTCCAGCAACCTAGCCCAGCAGATCCAAATCAGCGTTCAGGACCAGATGTTTCAACTGCATCAGCAGCAGGCAACGCCTATACCGTTCTACCAGCTGCAGCAGGCGCAGCAGAATGGCGCAGGGAAGAAGCATGAGCCGACGGAATGA
- the LOC100285852 gene encoding uncharacterized protein isoform X2 — protein sequence MTPKWSACSSNSYRELPSHENGECKSTLTESVPSPTSCFGLHTANTMCSLSSQKKDGNVYKRRKMDKDSNSPITFEDAKEMATQSCTISDDHSSLLLPIISSEALLLNSTAGMAGPILDCEEPADVPLEPNSGTDDRCFISNMSPTSMTPDKKNAAECSSSNIGPTESITEHISPRDLCIAILMKDGLINESRTRMAHKEEFTDNDANPLLACNNCGCLEHSLKMLICDSCEAGFHLSCCIPCIKELPTDEWYCAPCLCKKPKSLYGKLSEGRINPSRNTNTRPHGMSHIEYMLKDAEPYVTGVRLGRDFQAEVPEWSGPSSSDVYFDEPCAIDSAELTTFNLCKMSNQSHSSIGNWIQCRETLNPGDSDKQVVCGKWRRAPLYVVQSDNWDCFCCLLWDPVHADCAVPQELKTSEVLKQLKFVNMLKNQLVDQNQKPA from the exons ATGACTCCAAAATGGAGTGCATGCTCTTCAAATAGCTACAGAGAACTACCTTCACATGAAAATGGAGAGTGCAAATCAACCTTAACAGAGTCAGTCCCTTCACCTACAAGCTGTTTTGGCTTGCACACTGCAAACACAATGTGCTCCTTATCTTCACAAAAGAAGGATGGTAATGTTTATAAAAGAAGGAAGATGGATAAGGATTCAAATTCTCCTATAACATTTGAAGATGCTAAAGAAATGGCAACCCAAAGTTGCACAATTTCTGATGACCACTCATCATTACTGCTACCCATTATCTCCTCAGAGGCATTGCTTTTAAATTCAACAGCAGGCATGGCAGGTCCTATCCTAGATTGTGAGGAGCCTGCTGATGTTCCATTGGAGCCAAATTCTGGTACAGATGATAGATGCTTCATTTCAAACATGTCTCCAACTTCCATGACTCCAGACAAAAAGAATGCTGCTGAATGTTCCTCATCGAATATTGGCCCTACAGAATCAATTACCGAGCATATTTCACCAAGGGATCTTTGCATTGCCATACTGATGAAAGATGGACTAAtaaatgaatcaagaacaagaatGGCACATAAAGAGGAATTCACTGACAATGATGCTAACCCTTTGTTGGCATGCAATAATTGTGGCTGCTTGGAACATTCATTGAAGATGCTGATATGCGATTCTTGTGAAGCAGGATTTCATTTGTCTTGCTGCATTCCTTGTATTAAGGAGCTACCTACTGATGAATGGTATTGTGCTCCATGCTTGTGTAAGAAACCCAAGAGTCTTTATGGCAAACTCTCAGAGGGCAGGATAAATCCTTCCAGGAATACTAACACAAGGCCTCATGGGATGAGTCACATAGAGTACATGCTGAAGGATGCTGAACCATATGTAACTGGGGTTCGACTTGGTAGAGATTTTCAGGCAGAGGTGCCAGAATGGTCTGGTCCATCATCCAG CGATGTTTACTTTGACGAGCCCTGTGCAATTGATTCTGCAGAACTAACTACATTTAAT TTGTGCAAAATGAGTAATCAAAGTCattcttccattggtaattggATCCAATGCCGTGAGACCTTGAATCCAGGAGATTCTGACAAGCAAGTTGTCTGTGGAAAATGGAGAAG GGCACCCTTATATGTTGTACAGTCAGATAATTGGGATTGTTTTTGTTGTCTTCTTTGGGATCCAGTCCATGCTGATTGTGCTGTTCCACAG GAGTTGAAGACTAGTGAAGTTCTAAAGCAGCtgaagtttgtaaacatg CTAAAGAATCAGCTGGTGGACCAAAACCAGAAGCCTGCTTAA
- the LOC103631242 gene encoding RB1-inducible coiled-coil protein 1 isoform X1, protein MAPDPCADLAVTPKTSAKDEASCSVAPPTPPKVTPDEVRAVARKFADQPIQETEPDVWAVLTAISKKARLRPQGMNILLSADEHYLGRAVEERFRVFAQQISGKHCKIYKDTVSGERNRHEPVPVFFKDTSSNGTFINWKKFKKNASPVKLNHGDIISLPSPPHDGKSFVFVYREVNAISCVENGVPILKRKSEEGSSGSKRLKGLGIGSPDGPVSLDDVRRLEKSNADLREQLEAHVVTIETLRAEIKTTQVQHGKELEELRETTSSSYLDQTKSLQSTLEEKQKQIDSLSTSNTELQNSIKDLDERLGASKQSRADADEIISSQKAIIRELEEQLSEERNLRREERDKAAHDLKFAVHKVQAEAQEEIKKQAESYLRQQREQKEVINKLQESEKETRLFVETLRSKLEDARDNLVTSEKKVRELEAQFQDEQLVSANNRKKSENLETELRKLKKELENEKQAAREEAWAKVSALELEIAATIRDLSIEKQRYQGARERIILRETQLRAFYSTTEEISSLFAKQQEQLKAMQRTLEDEENYESTLMSVDLNKEHLAIDNAGMKPVNCSKNTLGASIASPENTQVSEHSSSDEDANMTEQQDDDVTANGGNTQDLECTSPERSVERRPGFHGNPVPTAPEREVTDTEQVPETESEAGNVGCDDQRCDNIGGETMPLEDEVLLPENEEPTALLKDAGQPQSNMVPIPILDDGGGHCSEEKHEGACSESKRDDTHVGAIRTGDLLASEVAGSWAVETAPSVNGENESPRSLGDATERDEDGGSVAADALLTLVNSEGQAAGSQNNVEQASSKITDDRRVLSAMIGIVDPEFRKQMSRSGAGNEEPMSDAETDEGVEEGDSDSGSDGSDSDSEEAMVEDSVG, encoded by the exons ATGGCGCCGGACCCGTGCGCCGACCTCGCGGTGACGCCCAAGACGTCGGCCAAGGACGAGGCGTCCTGCTCCGTGGCCCCGCCCACGCCGCCCAAGGTCACCCCCGACGAGGTCCGCGCGGTGGCGCGCAAGTTCGCGGACCAGCCTATCCAGGAGACGGAACCCGACGTCTGGGCCGTCCTCACCGCCATCTCCAAGAAGGCCCGCCTCCGGCCCCAG GGGATGAACATTCTTTTGAGCGCTGACGAGCACTACCTAGGGCGTGCTGTTGAGGAGCGGTTTCGGGTTTTTGCCCAGCAGATCAGTGGGAAGCATTGCAAGATATACAAGGACACCGTCTCAGGGGAGCGGAACCGCCATGAGCCTGTGCCTGTTTTCTTCAAGGACACAAG CTCAAATGGCACATTCATCAACTGGAAAAAGTTCAAGAAAAATGCATCCCCGGTCAAGCTTAATCATGGCGACATTATATCATTACCATCACCTCCTCATGACG GCAAATCCTTTGTATTTGTCTACCGGGAAGTTAATGCAATCAGTTGTGTAGAGAATGGGGTTCCCATTCTTAAAAGGAAGTCAG AGGAGGGTAGTTCTGGAAGCAAGAGGCTTAAGGGTCTTGGTATTGGTTCTCCTGATGGTCCTGTTTCACTAGACGATGTCCGAAGACTAGAAAAATCTAATGCT GATCTCAGGGAACAACTTGAGGCTCATGTTGTGACAATTGAAACTTTGAGGGCTGAAATAAAAACGACCCAAGTGCAGCATGGAAAG GAACTTGAGGAGTTGAGAGAAACTACGTCGAGTTCTTATCTTGATCAAACTAAATCTCTCCAGTCCACACTTGAGGAGAAACAGAAGCAAATAGATTCACTCAGTACATCAAATACAGAGTTACAGAACTCTATAAAAGATCTGGATGAAAGGCTTGGTGCATCTAAACAATCACGCGCGGATGCTGATGAGATAATTTCAAG CCAGAAAGCAATCATCCGTGAGCTTGAGGAACAGCTAAGTGAGGAGCGCAACTTAAGAAGAGAAGAGCGTGATAAGGCTGCACATGACTTGAAATTTGCAGTGCATAAAGTGCAAGCCGAGGCTCAAGAAGAAATTAAGAAACAAGCAGAGTCTTACCTTAGACAACAAAGAGAACAGAAAGAAGTTATTAACAAGCTTCAG GAATCAGAAAAAGAAACACGTTTGTTTGTGGAAACTTTGAGGTCCAAGTTG GAAGATGCTCGAGATAATCTTGTAACATCTGAGAAAAAAGTAAGAGAGCTGGAAGCTCAGTTTCAGGACGAGCAGCTAGTATCAGCCAACAATCGAAAG AAATCAGAAAATCTGGAAACTGAATTGAGAAAACTGAAGAAGGAACTTGAGAATGAGAAG CAGGCTGCTCGAGAAGAAGCATGGGCAAAGGTCTCAGCTCTTGAGCTTGAAATAGCTGCAACGATTAGAGATCTATCAATTGAGAAACAGAGGTATCAAGGGGCTAGAGAACGGATTATTCTACG GGAGACTCAGCTGCGTGCTTTCTATTCAACTACAGAAGAAATCTCTTCTCTGTTTGCGAAGCAGCAGGAACAGCTGAAAGCTATGCAGAGAACTTTGGAGGATGAGGAGAACTATGAGAGCACCTTAATGAGTGTGGATCTCAATAAAGAGCATCTAGCCATTGATAATGCTGGTATGAAGCCAGTAAACTGCTCAAAAAATACACTGGGAGCTTCAATTGCTTCACCAGAAAATACTCAGGTAAGTGAACATAGTTCCAGTGACGAAGATGCCAACATGACTGAGCAGCAAGATGATGATGTTACTGCCAATGGTGGCAACACTCAAGATCTAGAATGCACCAGTCCAGAAAGGTCAGTGGAGAGGAGGCCGGGTTTTCATGGCAATCCTGTTCCTACAGCTCCTGAGAGGGAAGTAACAGATACTGAGCAAGTTCCTGAGACAGAAAGCGAAGCTGGTAATGTTGGTTGCGATGACCAAAGATGTGACAATATCGGAGGAGAGACTATGCCGCTAGAGGACGAAGTGCTGCTTCCAGAGAACGAGGAGCCTACTGCATTGCTCAAAGATGCAGGGCAGCCACAATCAAATATGGTTCCTATTCCAATTCTCGATGATGGCGGCGGCCACTGTTCAGAAGAAAAACACGAGGGTGCTTGCTCTGAGAGCAAACGGGATGACACACATGTTGGAGCTATCAGAACGGGTGATCTGTTGGCCTCAGAAGTTGCTGGCAGCTGGGCAGTGGAAACAGCTCCATCTGTCAATGGGGAGAacgaatctccaaggagcttgggAGATGCTACAGAGCGAGATGAAGATGGAGGTAGCGTGGCAGCTGATGCTTTGCTAACTTTGGTGAACTCAGAGGGCCAGGCGGCTGGGAGCCAGAATAATGTTGAGCAGGCCAGTTCCAAAATAACCGATGATCGCCGTGTTCTTAGTGCCATGATTGGGATTGTTGATCCTGAATTCAGGAAGCAAATGTCCAGGAGTGGAGCTGGAAACGAGGAGCCGATGTCTGACGCTGAGACGGATGAAGGCGTCGAGGAAGGTGATTCAGATTCAGGTTCAGATGGCAGCGACAGCGACAGCGAGGAGGCTATGGTTGAGGATTCTGTTGGGTAG
- the LOC100285852 gene encoding uncharacterized protein isoform X1 — protein sequence MTPKWSACSSNSYRELPSHENGECKSTLTESVPSPTSCFGLHTANTMCSLSSQKKDGNVYKRRKMDKDSNSPITFEDAKEMATQSCTISDDHSSLLLPIISSEALLLNSTAGMAGPILDCEEPADVPLEPNSGTDDRCFISNMSPTSMTPDKKNAAECSSSNIGPTESITEHISPRDLCIAILMKDGLINESRTRMAHKEEFTDNDANPLLACNNCGCLEHSLKMLICDSCEAGFHLSCCIPCIKELPTDEWYCAPCLCKKPKSLYGKLSEGRINPSRNTNTRPHGMSHIEYMLKDAEPYVTGVRLGRDFQAEVPEWSGPSSSSDVYFDEPCAIDSAELTTFNLCKMSNQSHSSIGNWIQCRETLNPGDSDKQVVCGKWRRAPLYVVQSDNWDCFCCLLWDPVHADCAVPQELKTSEVLKQLKFVNMLKNQLVDQNQKPA from the exons ATGACTCCAAAATGGAGTGCATGCTCTTCAAATAGCTACAGAGAACTACCTTCACATGAAAATGGAGAGTGCAAATCAACCTTAACAGAGTCAGTCCCTTCACCTACAAGCTGTTTTGGCTTGCACACTGCAAACACAATGTGCTCCTTATCTTCACAAAAGAAGGATGGTAATGTTTATAAAAGAAGGAAGATGGATAAGGATTCAAATTCTCCTATAACATTTGAAGATGCTAAAGAAATGGCAACCCAAAGTTGCACAATTTCTGATGACCACTCATCATTACTGCTACCCATTATCTCCTCAGAGGCATTGCTTTTAAATTCAACAGCAGGCATGGCAGGTCCTATCCTAGATTGTGAGGAGCCTGCTGATGTTCCATTGGAGCCAAATTCTGGTACAGATGATAGATGCTTCATTTCAAACATGTCTCCAACTTCCATGACTCCAGACAAAAAGAATGCTGCTGAATGTTCCTCATCGAATATTGGCCCTACAGAATCAATTACCGAGCATATTTCACCAAGGGATCTTTGCATTGCCATACTGATGAAAGATGGACTAAtaaatgaatcaagaacaagaatGGCACATAAAGAGGAATTCACTGACAATGATGCTAACCCTTTGTTGGCATGCAATAATTGTGGCTGCTTGGAACATTCATTGAAGATGCTGATATGCGATTCTTGTGAAGCAGGATTTCATTTGTCTTGCTGCATTCCTTGTATTAAGGAGCTACCTACTGATGAATGGTATTGTGCTCCATGCTTGTGTAAGAAACCCAAGAGTCTTTATGGCAAACTCTCAGAGGGCAGGATAAATCCTTCCAGGAATACTAACACAAGGCCTCATGGGATGAGTCACATAGAGTACATGCTGAAGGATGCTGAACCATATGTAACTGGGGTTCGACTTGGTAGAGATTTTCAGGCAGAGGTGCCAGAATGGTCTGGTCCATCATCCAG CAGCGATGTTTACTTTGACGAGCCCTGTGCAATTGATTCTGCAGAACTAACTACATTTAAT TTGTGCAAAATGAGTAATCAAAGTCattcttccattggtaattggATCCAATGCCGTGAGACCTTGAATCCAGGAGATTCTGACAAGCAAGTTGTCTGTGGAAAATGGAGAAG GGCACCCTTATATGTTGTACAGTCAGATAATTGGGATTGTTTTTGTTGTCTTCTTTGGGATCCAGTCCATGCTGATTGTGCTGTTCCACAG GAGTTGAAGACTAGTGAAGTTCTAAAGCAGCtgaagtttgtaaacatg CTAAAGAATCAGCTGGTGGACCAAAACCAGAAGCCTGCTTAA
- the LOC103631242 gene encoding myosin-9 isoform X2: protein MAPDPCADLAVTPKTSAKDEASCSVAPPTPPKVTPDEVRAVARKFADQPIQETEPDVWAVLTAISKKARLRPQGMNILLSADEHYLGRAVEERFRVFAQQISGKHCKIYKDTVSGERNRHEPVPVFFKDTSSNGTFINWKKFKKNASPVKLNHGDIISLPSPPHDGKSFVFVYREVNAISCVENGVPILKRKSEEGSSGSKRLKGLGIGSPDGPVSLDDVRRLEKSNADLREQLEAHVVTIETLRAEIKTTQVQHGKELEELRETTSSSYLDQTKSLQSTLEEKQKQIDSLSTSNTELQNSIKDLDERLGASKQSRADADEIISSQKAIIRELEEQLSEERNLRREERDKAAHDLKFAVHKVQAEAQEEIKKQAESYLRQQREQKEVINKLQESEKETRLFVETLRSKLEDARDNLVTSEKKVRELEAQFQDEQLVSANNRKKSENLETELRKLKKELENEKAAREEAWAKVSALELEIAATIRDLSIEKQRYQGARERIILRETQLRAFYSTTEEISSLFAKQQEQLKAMQRTLEDEENYESTLMSVDLNKEHLAIDNAGMKPVNCSKNTLGASIASPENTQVSEHSSSDEDANMTEQQDDDVTANGGNTQDLECTSPERSVERRPGFHGNPVPTAPEREVTDTEQVPETESEAGNVGCDDQRCDNIGGETMPLEDEVLLPENEEPTALLKDAGQPQSNMVPIPILDDGGGHCSEEKHEGACSESKRDDTHVGAIRTGDLLASEVAGSWAVETAPSVNGENESPRSLGDATERDEDGGSVAADALLTLVNSEGQAAGSQNNVEQASSKITDDRRVLSAMIGIVDPEFRKQMSRSGAGNEEPMSDAETDEGVEEGDSDSGSDGSDSDSEEAMVEDSVG from the exons ATGGCGCCGGACCCGTGCGCCGACCTCGCGGTGACGCCCAAGACGTCGGCCAAGGACGAGGCGTCCTGCTCCGTGGCCCCGCCCACGCCGCCCAAGGTCACCCCCGACGAGGTCCGCGCGGTGGCGCGCAAGTTCGCGGACCAGCCTATCCAGGAGACGGAACCCGACGTCTGGGCCGTCCTCACCGCCATCTCCAAGAAGGCCCGCCTCCGGCCCCAG GGGATGAACATTCTTTTGAGCGCTGACGAGCACTACCTAGGGCGTGCTGTTGAGGAGCGGTTTCGGGTTTTTGCCCAGCAGATCAGTGGGAAGCATTGCAAGATATACAAGGACACCGTCTCAGGGGAGCGGAACCGCCATGAGCCTGTGCCTGTTTTCTTCAAGGACACAAG CTCAAATGGCACATTCATCAACTGGAAAAAGTTCAAGAAAAATGCATCCCCGGTCAAGCTTAATCATGGCGACATTATATCATTACCATCACCTCCTCATGACG GCAAATCCTTTGTATTTGTCTACCGGGAAGTTAATGCAATCAGTTGTGTAGAGAATGGGGTTCCCATTCTTAAAAGGAAGTCAG AGGAGGGTAGTTCTGGAAGCAAGAGGCTTAAGGGTCTTGGTATTGGTTCTCCTGATGGTCCTGTTTCACTAGACGATGTCCGAAGACTAGAAAAATCTAATGCT GATCTCAGGGAACAACTTGAGGCTCATGTTGTGACAATTGAAACTTTGAGGGCTGAAATAAAAACGACCCAAGTGCAGCATGGAAAG GAACTTGAGGAGTTGAGAGAAACTACGTCGAGTTCTTATCTTGATCAAACTAAATCTCTCCAGTCCACACTTGAGGAGAAACAGAAGCAAATAGATTCACTCAGTACATCAAATACAGAGTTACAGAACTCTATAAAAGATCTGGATGAAAGGCTTGGTGCATCTAAACAATCACGCGCGGATGCTGATGAGATAATTTCAAG CCAGAAAGCAATCATCCGTGAGCTTGAGGAACAGCTAAGTGAGGAGCGCAACTTAAGAAGAGAAGAGCGTGATAAGGCTGCACATGACTTGAAATTTGCAGTGCATAAAGTGCAAGCCGAGGCTCAAGAAGAAATTAAGAAACAAGCAGAGTCTTACCTTAGACAACAAAGAGAACAGAAAGAAGTTATTAACAAGCTTCAG GAATCAGAAAAAGAAACACGTTTGTTTGTGGAAACTTTGAGGTCCAAGTTG GAAGATGCTCGAGATAATCTTGTAACATCTGAGAAAAAAGTAAGAGAGCTGGAAGCTCAGTTTCAGGACGAGCAGCTAGTATCAGCCAACAATCGAAAG AAATCAGAAAATCTGGAAACTGAATTGAGAAAACTGAAGAAGGAACTTGAGAATGAGAAG GCTGCTCGAGAAGAAGCATGGGCAAAGGTCTCAGCTCTTGAGCTTGAAATAGCTGCAACGATTAGAGATCTATCAATTGAGAAACAGAGGTATCAAGGGGCTAGAGAACGGATTATTCTACG GGAGACTCAGCTGCGTGCTTTCTATTCAACTACAGAAGAAATCTCTTCTCTGTTTGCGAAGCAGCAGGAACAGCTGAAAGCTATGCAGAGAACTTTGGAGGATGAGGAGAACTATGAGAGCACCTTAATGAGTGTGGATCTCAATAAAGAGCATCTAGCCATTGATAATGCTGGTATGAAGCCAGTAAACTGCTCAAAAAATACACTGGGAGCTTCAATTGCTTCACCAGAAAATACTCAGGTAAGTGAACATAGTTCCAGTGACGAAGATGCCAACATGACTGAGCAGCAAGATGATGATGTTACTGCCAATGGTGGCAACACTCAAGATCTAGAATGCACCAGTCCAGAAAGGTCAGTGGAGAGGAGGCCGGGTTTTCATGGCAATCCTGTTCCTACAGCTCCTGAGAGGGAAGTAACAGATACTGAGCAAGTTCCTGAGACAGAAAGCGAAGCTGGTAATGTTGGTTGCGATGACCAAAGATGTGACAATATCGGAGGAGAGACTATGCCGCTAGAGGACGAAGTGCTGCTTCCAGAGAACGAGGAGCCTACTGCATTGCTCAAAGATGCAGGGCAGCCACAATCAAATATGGTTCCTATTCCAATTCTCGATGATGGCGGCGGCCACTGTTCAGAAGAAAAACACGAGGGTGCTTGCTCTGAGAGCAAACGGGATGACACACATGTTGGAGCTATCAGAACGGGTGATCTGTTGGCCTCAGAAGTTGCTGGCAGCTGGGCAGTGGAAACAGCTCCATCTGTCAATGGGGAGAacgaatctccaaggagcttgggAGATGCTACAGAGCGAGATGAAGATGGAGGTAGCGTGGCAGCTGATGCTTTGCTAACTTTGGTGAACTCAGAGGGCCAGGCGGCTGGGAGCCAGAATAATGTTGAGCAGGCCAGTTCCAAAATAACCGATGATCGCCGTGTTCTTAGTGCCATGATTGGGATTGTTGATCCTGAATTCAGGAAGCAAATGTCCAGGAGTGGAGCTGGAAACGAGGAGCCGATGTCTGACGCTGAGACGGATGAAGGCGTCGAGGAAGGTGATTCAGATTCAGGTTCAGATGGCAGCGACAGCGACAGCGAGGAGGCTATGGTTGAGGATTCTGTTGGGTAG